ACGAGGTTCTCCGCCGGCTCACGATGCCGAGGATGCAGGCCAGACGGTGGGATCTGTGTCAGGACCCGTTCCTGGTGACTACTTGTTTCTGAGACCGGCTGGGTCACATCATTCGGATGCTGGGACCAGTTATCAGGGGTCGCGGCTAGAAGCAAGTGTTCATTTTGACATCGACACCTAGTTTCAGATACCTTTTAgcccatcaaatctcggacctCAGCCCGACTACCAGCCCATATTGGATACGTAGGACATGATTGATGTCACGTTGATGGTGCCGAACTGGATGACGAGCACCCTGCAGGGAGGTGAGGACGGATTTGGGGATATGTTGACAATGCCACAGTAGACCCAGCTGGtaaacattcatagtgttcacATGCTTCGAGTTGAATTCTATGGCCTTCATCAATTTCTGTGAGAATTCAGCACCGACCTGAAGTTGGGCCAGTGCCTCAGAACCCTTCCTTGCAAAAAGTTCACccaaacaaaaataacttgaCTTAACAAGAGCTGTGATTGGCAAATTGTGGAAACCCTTCATAATAGCATTAATGCACTTGGAGATATTGATCGTCATATGACCAAATCAACGGCCTTCATCAGCATACTGTGCCCACTGTGACCGTGACATTTCTTTAAGCTAGTTTGTAATAGCTACGTTTTCGCCTGTCAGACGGCCATAATAATGAGCAAACTCACGATGCAACTTTGAGTACGCTGTATTAATAAGAACCTTCTTCAAGTCTTTGTTCCTAAAGTGGGTCATGAAGTTGGCTGCAATGTGTCTTGTAGAAAACGCTTGGAAGGCATGAGGCAGTTTCTATAAACTCCCTTTGGCATTCAGTGCTCCATCAATGGACTTGTGTCTATCTAAAATCACTAACACCCCTGGTTGTGGTGTAACATGCTATCGTAGGTACGAAAGAAAGAACAACCACGCCTCCTTTGTCTCACCCTCAACAACTGCAAATGCAATTGGCAGAATGTTTGCATTTTCATCTTGCGCTATGGCCATCAACAAAGTTCCACCGTATTTACCATATAGGTGGGTGCCATCAATGGAGATAAGTGGCTTGTAATGCTTGAAGGCCTCAACACACGGTGGAAACGTCCAAAAGACCCGACGAAACATCACAGTGTCGGTGGAGGCAGGCCAGGGCTGTGTCATTAGTTGCACCCAAGTACCTAAATAGACATACATTAGTGGGCTTTTTGTACACGGTTGAATTATTTAATAGCAAATAACTACATTGGAAATAAATCTTACCTGGCAAGTACATCTACATAGCGAATAACCAATGAGGAAGCTCGTTGTATGACTCCTCCCAATCGCCATATATTGTAGCGATGACTCTCTATTTTGCAAGCCAAACCTTTCTGTAGAATGCCTTGTAACCAAAGTGATTCTCCACACCTCCTTGTAGAACCCTGATGTTGATTGTTGGATCGGCCTTGACCATCGTGAAAATGTGTTGCGCAATCACCTTCGAATCCAACCTATGATGATCTTGCCCCACCAAAGTTTGCATGCAAGTATGAGGACCAGTGTATCTCCTAACCTCCCACCTTTCTTGCTTTCGGTGATATGATATGAGTATGCTCCAATTACAACCGGGTCCGAACTGGATACATCGTGCATTGTACCTCAAATGGTCACTCTCTACTATTTTGTACTCCGCATCCCTCCTGATGCTGTAATGCTTAACTGCCAACATGACTTATTCCTTGTTCCCAACCTCAAACTCGTTGCTTGGGTCTTCTTCAGGACCTCCCTGGGTTAACAACCAATTCGAAATGATCTGGCCGGTCATATGGTCGAGAAATGGTAGGCTGTGTCAGAGCAATCTGTGT
The genomic region above belongs to Arachis duranensis cultivar V14167 chromosome 3, aradu.V14167.gnm2.J7QH, whole genome shotgun sequence and contains:
- the LOC107481139 gene encoding uncharacterized protein LOC107481139 codes for the protein MLAVKHYSIRRDAEYKIVESDHLRYNARCIQFGPGCNWSILISYHRKQERWEVRRYTGPHTCMQTLVGQDHHRLDSKVIAQHIFTMVKADPTINIRVLQGGVENHFGYKAFYRKMYLPGTWVQLMTQPWPASTDTVMFRRVFWTFPPCVEAFKHYKPLISIDGTHLYGKYGGTLLMAIAQDENANILPIAFAVVEGETKEAWLFFLSYLR